TATTAAAATCATATGCCGTTATGTCTTCCTTTAAATTATCAAGCATAGAAATAACCACTTCATCTGACACATCAACCTTTTTATTGTTAGCAGTAACACTGTTTACAAGTAGCTGTATCTTATTATATTTATTATCCCTAAACAGTTCACTTACAGAAATATAAGGAATTCCATATATCTCAGGATTAACAGTTCCTACTATACAAAGAATATTTTTTTCTTCTGCTATTTTGTTAATCTTAAAATTCATGTCCTCCTTATTTACTATTGCCATAGGAAAAACTTCTATATTTTTATTCTCAAAATTTATATTATCCTCAATCATTTTTCTTAGCTTTATGGCACTTCCCTCTCCTGTCATACACATAGTTATTATCACGTTATTCATGTTCATTTCAGTAGTATTAAAGGATTTTCTCTCATAATATATACTGTACCCTATTTTATCAACCACCTCATCAAAAATAACATCTATATTACTTTCAAGCACAGCTTTCCTTGAACACTCTAGTCCTATAACTGTAGTAGCCATATCTATAACTTTTATCTTAATCCCCGTTTCCTCACTTATCATTTCTCCGAACATACCTAAAGATCCCATATCCACAAGAAGAAGTATTCCACTTCCTTGGTCTATATCCAAAATTAGCTCTTTAAGCTCATAATAAGCAGTATCTGTAGACTTACTTAAGGGCATATCATAAGCATATGTATTATTTTCTCCTACTAGTTTATTAACAACATCTGCCATAGAAGATGCTGTACTAACACCATGCATAGCTATTAAAACCACAGGATTGTTTTCTTTCTTATCCTGACTTATTATGTCACTTAATATGAACATTGCTAAAAATCCTACTTCATCTAAAGGAAGCTTTATTCCTTTTTCCTTTTCAAGCATAGTTGCAAATCTCATACTTACTGCATACTCATCCGGATGATTTTCTATTATTTCTTTAAGTTTATAATTTATTATTCTCTTACCGTGTCGTATCCTTTCAAAAGATGAGGAAAGATGCATACTTAATCCATAAAATACCTTCTGCGAGAACAGTCTGTTAAGTTCTTTTGTTGCATAATCTAAAAAGTTTTCTACTAAAGAAATAACACCTTTGTCTACAACCTTAGATAATTCTTCTCTATTTATAGTACTGTCTATTTTATATATGTATCTTTTAAAATAGTTATCTACATCTATACTCATTAGCATCTGTATATCTTTTTCGCTTATTCCCCTCTTTTTTAATTCCGCAATCCTTTTTTCTATTTCTTCGTAAAAGCTGCTTGTAACACCATATTCGCCCTTTTCTACTAGTTTTTCCACTCCTCTTGGTGTATACACATATCTTATATTTTCATTAATTAAATTATCTATGTTTTCTTTATGTTTTTTATAGTTTAATATTCCACGTTTAACATATTGATTAAAATCTGATATATCCACCTGTATTTTCTTACTTCCTTTTGATACACATCTTAAAAAGGCGTTTGCACAGCCTAATTGTATATCATTTTTAAGTTGTCCAATATTTCCCACGCAATTATAGAGCAGCAGCGATTTAATTATTTCTGGTGTTACTGATATTTCCTTATTAATTCTTGTAGATTCAACTTTGAAAAACTCCCCTATTAATTCAAATCTTTCTGTAAGCGTTCTCTCTTTTAAGTAAGGCAGTGTTATTATCATAGGAATTCTTCTTAAAAGCGTAGGCAAAAGAAAATCTTCAACACTTTCTGTAGTTGCACATATTATGAGTAAATTTACTTTCTCACTTTTTTTAACCTCTCCTAAAGGCTTAAATTCACCTTTATCTATTATATAAAAAAGCATCTCCTGACCCTCTGGCGGAAGCCTATGTACTTCATCTAAAAATAATATTCCAAAATTGGCTTCCTTAACAATACCACTTTTATCCTCATTAGCTCCTGTAAAAGCCCCTTTCTTATAACCAAAAAGCTGTGACATTAAAAGCTGAGTATTATTGGCAAAATCAGCGCAGTTAAAAGATATAAAAGGAGCGTCATAATTTAAAATTCCATCTTCCACTGCAAATTTATACATACACTCTGCAAACATAGTTTTTCCAACCCCTGTACCTCCTAAAAGAAGAGTATGAAGCCCACTAGGTGGGTAAAGCATAGCTGCTTTTGCTTGCTGTACACATTTTTTAAGACTTTTATCA
The Clostridium felsineum DSM 794 DNA segment above includes these coding regions:
- a CDS encoding sigma 54-interacting transcriptional regulator; this encodes MKDNRENIVFAFLKENCERQKREGKALGCTTEYISKALNMQRTYVSSLLNSMYKNDKVIKLKHKPVIYIVKSDDNVIKKQKGSLLLNFKGLIGSDKSLKKCVQQAKAAMLYPPSGLHTLLLGGTGVGKTMFAECMYKFAVEDGILNYDAPFISFNCADFANNTQLLMSQLFGYKKGAFTGANEDKSGIVKEANFGILFLDEVHRLPPEGQEMLFYIIDKGEFKPLGEVKKSEKVNLLIICATTESVEDFLLPTLLRRIPMIITLPYLKERTLTERFELIGEFFKVESTRINKEISVTPEIIKSLLLYNCVGNIGQLKNDIQLGCANAFLRCVSKGSKKIQVDISDFNQYVKRGILNYKKHKENIDNLINENIRYVYTPRGVEKLVEKGEYGVTSSFYEEIEKRIAELKKRGISEKDIQMLMSIDVDNYFKRYIYKIDSTINREELSKVVDKGVISLVENFLDYATKELNRLFSQKVFYGLSMHLSSSFERIRHGKRIINYKLKEIIENHPDEYAVSMRFATMLEKEKGIKLPLDEVGFLAMFILSDIISQDKKENNPVVLIAMHGVSTASSMADVVNKLVGENNTYAYDMPLSKSTDTAYYELKELILDIDQGSGILLLVDMGSLGMFGEMISEETGIKIKVIDMATTVIGLECSRKAVLESNIDVIFDEVVDKIGYSIYYERKSFNTTEMNMNNVIITMCMTGEGSAIKLRKMIEDNINFENKNIEVFPMAIVNKEDMNFKINKIAEEKNILCIVGTVNPEIYGIPYISVSELFRDNKYNKIQLLVNSVTANNKKVDVSDEVVISMLDNLKEDITAYDFNRYESLILIFIKNIERRLNITLEGDKKIGLAFHIACGIEKLKMGEELKENKNSDKLIEKYKDEIKIISEEMVLIEEAFKVKFSLGQAIYIIILINGFTL